GTATAGAGTTATTAAAACTAGGATTCATCAGCTTATCTTATCGCAATTCAGAACAGGGAAATTTTTTGAAATTCGGGAGAGTAAGATTTTAAGAATCTATATTTGATCGGGAGAATTGTCAAGATACTATCGACTCTTATTGGAGATACCAGTTTATTTACCTTTTGCTTGTGACTTGACATAATAAAAAACTATAATGGAAAGGCTGTGGAAAATGAGCAACGATGACCGTATCTTCCTCCCTAGACTGGCTAACCCGTGGAACCAGTGATTTATTCCCCCATCAACCCGACTCCCAAGAGCCTAGGGAAAATTTAACCCAACTACTGCAAACTACCGATCGCCCTTTAAGAATTAAACTAGGTATTGACCCCACCGGCAGCGATATTCACCTAGGTCATAGTATCCCTTTTCGGAAACTGCGTGCTTTCCAGGATGCCGGTCATGTAGCAGTGGTGATTATTGGCGATTTTACCGCTAGAATCGGCGATCCGACGGGAAAATCGGAAGTTAGAAAACAATTAACCATCGAAGAAGTGAGAGCCAATGCCGAGAATTATCTGGCACAATTACGCCCAATTTTAGATTTTAACACCCCTAATCGCCTAGAAATTCGCTATAACTCGGAATGGTTGGGGAAATTAGACCTCTCGCAAATTCTCGAACTCCTCTCCACCATGACCGTCGGGCAAATGTTGGCAAAAGAAGGCTTTTCCGAACGCTACGACCGGGAAACCCCGATTTTTCTCCATGAATTTCTCTATCCCTTAATGCAGGGTTATGATTCCGTAGCTGTCGAGGCCGATGTCGAATTGGGAGGAACCGATCAAAAATTTAATATTGCCGTCGGTCGTGATTTGCAGAAATATTTCGGCAAAAAACCGCAATTCGGGCTACTTTTACCGATTTTAATCGGAACCGATGGCAGTCAAAAAATGTCCAAATCCCTGAATAATTATGTGGGATTGCGGGAATCGGCCCTGTCCATGTACTCGAAACTGGAAAAAACCCCCGACGCTTTGTTAAAAGATTATTACGAACTATTGACAAATTTGCCATTAGATGCTATGCCGAGCAATCCGCGAGAGGCACAAAAACAACTGGCGATCGAGGTAGTTGCCCAGTTTCACGGGGAAGAGGAGGCATTAAAAGCACAAAAAACGGCGCAGGAGATAGTTCTACAGGGAAATACAGAGGCTGCGGCTTCTGTACCCGAATTTTCCCTCGCGGCGGTCACTTTTCCCCTGAAATTATTCTATCTTCTCTCGGCCACCGGCTTGTGTAAAAGTAGCGGCGAAGGGAGAAGACAAATTCAGGGGGGCGCGGTGAGGATCGATAGCGAGAAAATCACCGATGTGGACAAAAGTTTTGAGACAGCCGAAGCTTTAACGGGAAAAGTCCTACAGGTGGGCAAAAATAAATTTATTCGCTTTGTAGCTTAAATAAGCGAAAAAGTCCCTATTCGGCGGCTTTTTCCAGGATTTCTAATTCAAAATCTCGAAAATGGGCTTTAAACTTTTTACTGAACTCGACGAGGACAGGTAGATTGGCGCTAACCGGTCTGCCACGCCATTCGGTGACAAACGCTTTCACCTCTCCCTCTAGTCCTTTCACGTCAAAAGGCTCTGATTTGTGTTCAGGATGATGATAAACCACCACGGACTCAATTACACGAACTTGATCGCCAACTTTCATAAACTCTCTAGCGAAGACAAACGCCTATTGTATCTTTGAAAACAATCTTATCATTGTACGCGATATCAGTGATCAGTAAACAGTGATCAGCTTCTGAAGGCAAGAGGCAACAGGCTTCGGCCGTGAGCTCAGCGTTCGACCGAGCTCACGCCGAGGTCCGAACGGCAAGAGGCAAAAGACACAAGCAAACAAGGTCATTAAACCTAAATAAAGCTTTGCGGGATCGAGGGTGACAACATATACAATGATTGGGGTTTATCCTCAAGCAAACCTAAGCCTATGCCACGCCGTGATGACTTAAAGAAAATCCTAATCTTGGGCGCTGGCCCGATTGTCATCGGACAAGCCTGTGAATTCGACTATTCGGGAACTCAAGCCTGTAAAGCCCTACGAGAAGAAGGTTATGAGGTAATTTTAGTCAATTCTAACCCCGCCTCGATCATGACCGATCCAGAAATGGCCGATCGCACCTACATTGAACCAATTCTGCCGGAAATTGTCGAAAAAATTATCGCTAAAGAACGCCCTGATGCCATTCTCCCGACCATGGGTGGTCAAACTGCCCTCAATACCGCCGTAGCTTTGGCCAAAAGCGGCGTTTTAGAAAAATATAACGTGGAACTGATCGGGGCAAAACTTCCCGCTATTGAAAAAGCCGAAGATAGGGAACTATTCAAAAAAGCAATGGAGAAAATCGGTGTTCCCGTCTGTCCTTCGGGGATTGCCAACAATTTAGAAGAAGCAAAAGCGATCGCCCATCAGATCGGTTCCTATCCTCTCATTATCAGGCCAGCCTTCACTTTAGGAGGAACGGGGGGCGGTATTGCCTATAACCAAGAAGAATTTGAACCGATGGCCCAGTATGGGCTAGATTGTTCGCCTACATCGCAAATTCTCGTCGAAAAATCCCTAATTGGCTGGAAAGAATACGAATTAGAGGTAATGCGCGATCTAGCCGATAACGTGGTGATCATCTGTTCGATCGAAAACTTTGACCCGATGGGAGTCCATACCGGCGACTCGATTACGGTTGCGCCCGCCCAAACCCTAACCGATAAAGAATACCAACGCCTCCGGGACTATTCTAAGGCAATTATTCGGGAAATTGGCGTAGAAACCGGCGGATCAAACATCCAATTCTCCGTTAATCCCACTAACGGCGACGTAATCGTGATTGAGATGAATCCCCGGGTTTCCCGTTCTTCGGCCCTGGCATCAAAAGCCACGGGATTCCCGATCGCTAAATTTGCCGCTAAACTAGCCGTAGGCTACACTTTAGACGAAATTCCCAACGATATCACCAAAAAAACCCCGGCTTCCTTTGAACCGACTATCGATTACGTCGTCACCAAAAT
This Microcystis wesenbergii NRERC-220 DNA region includes the following protein-coding sequences:
- the tyrS gene encoding tyrosine--tRNA ligase — its product is MTVSSSLDWLTRGTSDLFPHQPDSQEPRENLTQLLQTTDRPLRIKLGIDPTGSDIHLGHSIPFRKLRAFQDAGHVAVVIIGDFTARIGDPTGKSEVRKQLTIEEVRANAENYLAQLRPILDFNTPNRLEIRYNSEWLGKLDLSQILELLSTMTVGQMLAKEGFSERYDRETPIFLHEFLYPLMQGYDSVAVEADVELGGTDQKFNIAVGRDLQKYFGKKPQFGLLLPILIGTDGSQKMSKSLNNYVGLRESALSMYSKLEKTPDALLKDYYELLTNLPLDAMPSNPREAQKQLAIEVVAQFHGEEEALKAQKTAQEIVLQGNTEAAASVPEFSLAAVTFPLKLFYLLSATGLCKSSGEGRRQIQGGAVRIDSEKITDVDKSFETAEALTGKVLQVGKNKFIRFVA
- a CDS encoding ferredoxin-thioredoxin reductase variable chain, which encodes MKVGDQVRVIESVVVYHHPEHKSEPFDVKGLEGEVKAFVTEWRGRPVSANLPVLVEFSKKFKAHFRDFELEILEKAAE